The genome window TTTTTTTGGCTTATCTTTTTTCTTTTTCTTCTTCTGCTGGGCACCCATATAGCCGCGGGAACCGGGCTGCATTCCGGGGCCGCCCATTCCGGGCATTCCGGGCATTCCCGGCAATCCTCCCATGCCTGTAAAGTTGCCTTGACTCATTTGCTGCATCATTGTACGCATTTTCTGGAAATCGCTCACCAGCTTGGTTACGTCGTTTTCAGCGTAGCCTGCGCCTTTGCCGATGCGGCGGCGGCGGGATGGAGAACTTGCTAAAAGTTCGGGGTTGCGGCGTTCTTCAACTGTCATGGAATTGATCATGGCTTCGGTGCGTTTTAGCTGCACTTCTCCCTGCCGCATTTGTTCGTCTGAGAGTTTGTTCATCCCCGGAATCATTTTCATGATGCCGCCGAGGGAACCCATATTTTTTAACAGTCTGGTTTGTTTGAGAAAATCGGTAAAGTCAAACTTTGCCGTGAGCATTTTCTGCTGCATTTTCTCGGCGTCGGCGATGTCGAATTCTTCTTGCGCTTTTTCTACTAGCGTCAAGACATCGCCCATTCCGAGTATTCTCGATGCCATGCGATCGGGATAAAATGGTTGCAAGGCTTCCACTTTTTCGCCGACGCCGACAAATTTAATCGGCGCGCCGGATATTTGCCGCACTGATAAAGCTGCACCGCCGCGGCTGTCGCCGTCTAATTTGGTTAAGATTGCGCCGGTAATACCGATTTGTTCGTGAAAGGTGCGGGTTAAATTTGCTGCTTCTTGGCCGGTCATGGCATCAACAACTAACAGCGTTTCGTGGGGTTGTACTGTTTGTTTGATGCGGCCCAATTCTGCCATCATGTCTTGGTCGATTTGCAGGCGGCCTGCTGTATCGACGATGATGGTATCAATGCCTATTTGTTTGCCGTGTTCGATGCCTTGGCGGGCAATTTCTACGGGGTCAATGTCTTTGCCTAATTCAAATACCGGTACGTCGATTTGTTTGCCGAGGGTTAGCAATTGGTCGATCGCGGCTGGTCGATAAATGTCGGTTGCGACTAGCAGTGCGGTACGATTTTGTTTGCGGAGGTGCAGCGCTAGTTTGGCGGTAGCTGTGGTTTTCCCGGTTCCTTGCAAACCTGCCATCAGCACGACTGTGGGCCCGGATTCGGCGGTGGCGAGGGGTACGTTGGTTTCCCCCATGACGCGCACGAGTTCGTCGTGGACGATTTTGATGAATTGTTGGTCGGGACGGACGCCTGAAACTACTTCTGCGCCTTGTGCTTTTGCCGCTACCTCTCCGATAAAGTTTTTGACGACTTGGAGGTTGACATCGGCTTCCAGGAGGGCGCGGCGGACTTCTTTGAGCGCGTCTTGGATGTTGGACTCGGAGATTTTATTTTGTCCGCGCAGTTTTTTCCAGGTGGATTCGAGTCGATCGGCAAGGGCTTCAAACATAGGGCATTGTTGGCTAGTCAGTCTTTTTAATTTTAAGGCTAAATGCGGATGTTTGGATTAATGTTTTGCTAATTTTTGAATGATCCTTTCTGGGCGGGCTTCTAGCCCGCCCCACAAGCAAATTATTCATGTGTTGTGGAACAGCCCGGAAAGCCTGTTCTTAAAACTGCTGCCACAAAATTCATATATTGTGGAAC of Oscillatoria nigro-viridis PCC 7112 contains these proteins:
- the ffh gene encoding signal recognition particle protein; protein product: MFEALADRLESTWKKLRGQNKISESNIQDALKEVRRALLEADVNLQVVKNFIGEVAAKAQGAEVVSGVRPDQQFIKIVHDELVRVMGETNVPLATAESGPTVVLMAGLQGTGKTTATAKLALHLRKQNRTALLVATDIYRPAAIDQLLTLGKQIDVPVFELGKDIDPVEIARQGIEHGKQIGIDTIIVDTAGRLQIDQDMMAELGRIKQTVQPHETLLVVDAMTGQEAANLTRTFHEQIGITGAILTKLDGDSRGGAALSVRQISGAPIKFVGVGEKVEALQPFYPDRMASRILGMGDVLTLVEKAQEEFDIADAEKMQQKMLTAKFDFTDFLKQTRLLKNMGSLGGIMKMIPGMNKLSDEQMRQGEVQLKRTEAMINSMTVEERRNPELLASSPSRRRRIGKGAGYAENDVTKLVSDFQKMRTMMQQMSQGNFTGMGGLPGMPGMPGMGGPGMQPGSRGYMGAQQKKKKKKDKPKKGFGQL